A stretch of Aythya fuligula isolate bAytFul2 chromosome 1, bAytFul2.pri, whole genome shotgun sequence DNA encodes these proteins:
- the ZCRB1 gene encoding zinc finger CCHC-type and RNA-binding motif-containing protein 1, whose translation MSGGLAPSKSTVYVSNLPFALTNNDLYRIFSKYGKVVKVTIMKDKDTRKSKGVAFILFLDKESAQNCSRALNNKQLFGRVIKASIAIDNGRAAEFIRRRNYFDKSKCYECGEAGHLSYACPKNMLGEREPPKKKEKKKRKKVVEPEEIEEEEESEEEGEDPALDSLSQAIAVQQAKIEEEQQRWTQTAGESSISDDSKRPRIKKSAYFSDEEELSD comes from the exons ATGAGTGGTGGCTTGGCACCAAGCAAAAGCACCGTGTATGTGTCCAATTTACCCTTTGCTCTGACCAACAACGATCTATACAGG attttttcaaagTATGGGAAAGTTGTCAA AGTTACTATTATGAAAGACAAAGACACCAGGAAGAGCAAAGGAGttgcctttattttgtttttggatAAAGAATCTGCACAGAACTGTTCTCGGGCACTTAATAACAAACAA CTGTTCGGAAGAGTAATAAAAGCAAGTATTGCCATTGATAATGGAAGAGCAGCAGAATTCATTCGCAGACGCAACTACTTTGATAAGTCAAAGTGTTATGAATGTGGG GAAGCAGGACACTTAAGTTATGCTTGTCCTAAAAATATGCTGGGAGAGCGGGAGccaccaaagaaaaaagaaaagaaaaagagaaagaaagtagTTGAACCAGaagaaat tgaggaagaggaagaaagtgaagaggaaggagaagaccCTGCTCTAGACAGCCTCAGCCAGGCCATAGCTGTCCAG CAAGCCAAAATTGAGGAAGAACAGCAAAGATGGACACAGACTGCAGGGGAATCTTCCATTTCAGATGACTCAAAACGTCCACGGATTAAGAAAAGTGCTTATTTCAGTGATGAGGAAGAACTTagtgattaa